One segment of Metallosphaera cuprina Ar-4 DNA contains the following:
- the glmS gene encoding glutamine--fructose-6-phosphate transaminase (isomerizing) produces MCGIIGVASIELRDSALAKITLEALKNLEYRGYDSVGMASMDSSHLEVRKCTGNVEKFERSRNPLSMRGNIFLGHTRWATHGEPSDVNAHPHLDCSGEIAVIHNGTILNFIELKEDLLSKGHKFSSETDTEVIAHLIEHYRKVGMDNFSAFKHAMYDIQGDHAVLAIIKGDNRIFFSKRNSPLVIGLGDGMNLISSDVWSLIHVTNKTIPIGDDELGYISADSFFAEKFSGERINLMSRLVIQQFDQSATSLQGYESFMIKEIRESWGAVKDTISGLMEDSANLGKAVKALDKARRILIVAAGTSYHAGLIFATRLLRAGKTVIPIIASEHDTVKSGQDDVVLVISQSGETMDSLLALKDYKAQGSFIISLTNTLGNSISSYSNVSLHTRAGPEIGVAATKTFTSQVGALLLMSSLLLGENLDYLKEAENVVSSSFSKSIGYAEKIGIEISRKQSVYYLSKGIGVPMAMEGALKIKEIAYIHSEAYPAGESKHGPIALVERDFPVIFINTGEHVEELRNNLKEMESRKARAYVISAGVEIKSDTEVKEILVNVSDQRLAPLALAPPLQLIAYYAAKERGTNPDRPRNLAKTVTVR; encoded by the coding sequence ATGTGTGGTATTATTGGAGTAGCCTCTATTGAACTTCGGGACTCCGCTTTAGCCAAGATAACGCTTGAAGCGTTAAAGAACTTGGAATATAGAGGTTACGACAGCGTTGGGATGGCCTCCATGGATAGCTCTCACCTAGAGGTGCGTAAATGTACAGGAAACGTTGAAAAGTTCGAGAGGAGCAGAAATCCGCTCTCTATGAGGGGGAACATATTTCTAGGCCACACTCGTTGGGCCACACATGGAGAGCCTAGTGACGTTAACGCTCATCCTCACCTGGACTGCTCAGGTGAAATAGCCGTAATACACAACGGAACTATTCTCAACTTTATAGAACTTAAAGAAGATCTCCTCTCTAAGGGACATAAATTTTCAAGTGAAACGGACACAGAGGTAATCGCGCATTTGATTGAACACTATAGAAAGGTTGGAATGGACAATTTTTCCGCTTTCAAACACGCTATGTATGACATCCAAGGAGATCACGCTGTCCTAGCCATAATTAAAGGTGATAACAGAATATTCTTCTCTAAGAGAAATAGTCCGCTAGTGATAGGACTCGGAGACGGGATGAACCTAATATCCAGCGACGTTTGGAGTCTAATTCACGTTACTAACAAGACCATACCGATCGGAGATGATGAGCTAGGTTACATAAGCGCTGACTCCTTCTTTGCTGAGAAGTTCTCAGGGGAAAGGATCAACCTTATGTCAAGGCTAGTTATCCAGCAGTTTGATCAATCTGCTACATCTCTTCAAGGATATGAGTCCTTTATGATAAAGGAGATAAGGGAAAGTTGGGGCGCAGTTAAAGACACCATATCTGGACTGATGGAGGACTCAGCTAATTTGGGAAAGGCGGTGAAGGCTTTAGATAAGGCTAGAAGGATTCTGATCGTGGCCGCGGGGACAAGTTATCATGCGGGACTAATTTTCGCAACTAGACTGTTAAGGGCAGGTAAAACAGTCATCCCAATAATAGCTTCAGAGCACGATACCGTAAAAAGTGGACAGGATGACGTAGTTTTAGTGATTAGTCAGAGTGGAGAAACTATGGATTCATTGTTAGCACTAAAGGATTACAAAGCCCAAGGTTCCTTCATTATATCTCTGACGAACACGTTAGGAAACAGCATCTCATCGTATAGTAACGTTTCGTTACACACTAGGGCAGGGCCAGAAATCGGAGTTGCTGCCACGAAGACCTTCACCTCACAAGTTGGAGCCTTACTTTTGATGTCCTCTCTTTTGTTGGGTGAGAACTTGGATTATCTAAAGGAGGCCGAGAACGTAGTATCATCTAGCTTTTCCAAGTCTATAGGCTACGCCGAGAAGATAGGTATCGAGATCTCAAGAAAACAGAGCGTGTATTATCTAAGCAAGGGAATAGGGGTCCCGATGGCCATGGAAGGAGCTTTGAAGATAAAGGAGATAGCATACATTCACTCCGAAGCCTATCCTGCGGGAGAAAGCAAACACGGACCTATCGCTCTAGTTGAGAGGGACTTTCCAGTTATATTCATAAACACGGGAGAACATGTTGAAGAGTTAAGGAACAACTTGAAGGAGATGGAAAGCAGGAAGGCAAGAGCTTACGTAATTAGCGCAGGAGTTGAAATAAAGAGCGACACCGAGGTAAAGGAGATACTAGTTAACGTAAGTGACCAGAGGCTTGCTCCTCTGGCTCTAGCTCCCCCTCTCCAACTCATAGCTTATTATGCAGCTAAAGAGAGAGGAACGAACCCCGATAGGCCCAGAAACCTGGCTAAAACGGTGACGGTAAGATGA
- the mvk gene encoding mevalonate kinase codes for MRTVEALVPLKLTLFGEHAIVYGEPAIAMAISESMKVTVKESDRTIISSSSLHIGNIRVNLQDMRVESDQISKALSFVIEALNYFEEKRPALINIESSVDPSVGLGTSAAVIVGVIAAYSKFLGYDFTNLEIAKISRNVEKKVQGLGSRMDTFTTSLGGILYFPRGSENVERLSSLPEIASGYVKRTATTAEILRRVKTVKENGREFNEILKLIGLVVEDARDALDKMDVETLGQLMYINHGLLMSLGVTSPILDELVSTARNIGLPGCKMSGGGGGGSAVCLKSPKAELLLESRGFKLVKSELNRTGVTIKEINS; via the coding sequence ATGAGAACGGTTGAGGCCCTAGTCCCCCTTAAGTTGACACTCTTCGGTGAACACGCGATAGTTTACGGAGAACCTGCCATAGCTATGGCCATCTCAGAGTCAATGAAGGTCACCGTTAAGGAGAGCGACAGAACTATAATATCCTCGTCTTCCCTTCACATAGGTAACATAAGGGTTAATCTTCAAGACATGAGAGTGGAGAGCGATCAAATAAGTAAAGCTCTCTCGTTTGTAATTGAGGCGCTGAATTACTTTGAAGAGAAGAGACCTGCACTGATAAACATAGAGTCCTCAGTAGATCCATCGGTTGGTCTAGGCACCAGTGCTGCTGTAATAGTGGGTGTCATAGCGGCATACTCTAAGTTCTTGGGCTACGATTTCACTAACCTGGAGATAGCTAAGATATCACGTAACGTGGAGAAAAAGGTACAGGGTTTAGGAAGTAGGATGGATACCTTTACCACTTCCCTGGGAGGGATACTATATTTTCCTAGAGGATCTGAGAACGTAGAGAGACTGAGCTCCTTGCCTGAAATAGCTAGCGGTTACGTAAAGAGAACCGCTACAACTGCTGAAATATTAAGGAGAGTGAAAACCGTGAAAGAGAATGGAAGGGAGTTTAACGAAATCCTAAAGCTAATAGGACTAGTAGTGGAAGACGCTAGAGATGCTCTAGATAAGATGGACGTTGAGACTTTAGGTCAGTTAATGTATATAAACCATGGCCTCTTGATGTCTCTAGGAGTCACCTCCCCCATTCTAGACGAACTAGTTTCCACTGCTAGGAACATAGGCCTCCCTGGATGCAAAATGAGTGGTGGCGGTGGAGGCGGATCAGCTGTCTGTCTTAAGTCGCCTAAAGCTGAACTCCTTTTAGAATCAAGGGGATTCAAGTTAGTTAAGTCTGAACTAAATAGAACAGGAGTGACGATAAAGGAAATAAATAGCTAA
- a CDS encoding sugar phosphate nucleotidyltransferase: MKALILAAGKGEGLRPYTEKVQKEAISLVGKPVIRYVIEGLMSVGVNDFTIVVNEKGDQIVRAVEDMNIKLNTIKQRSPGISGAVSDGLENMDDTFVLAFGDIVAPSEFYRELMVTFNRTGSPVFSTVPVSSGLDTYGLVKVNEGLHVVSEGSTLALAGAYVIPKKPFNDFLSFLDQVAKDAEYFVWTGPWIDIGYPEDVIQAIEQLLKTESSRISNKSTISSTAVIGKGVIVEDGAVIEDFAIIKGPAYVGKDAYVGSYSLIRDFSSIEHGAVIGAYSEISHSLIGANAVIGSKSYITHSIVGDRTRIGASVITASYPASTKRQSTEKFGALISPDESLPHGVVVGPSYRK, translated from the coding sequence ATGAAGGCTCTAATCTTAGCTGCTGGTAAAGGAGAAGGCCTTAGACCATACACTGAGAAGGTTCAAAAGGAGGCAATAAGCTTGGTTGGGAAACCGGTAATTAGATACGTAATCGAAGGTCTTATGTCAGTAGGTGTGAACGACTTTACGATAGTGGTTAATGAGAAGGGTGACCAAATAGTCCGAGCAGTTGAGGACATGAATATTAAATTGAATACAATAAAACAGAGATCTCCAGGGATTTCTGGGGCTGTTTCGGACGGTCTTGAGAACATGGATGACACCTTTGTGCTAGCTTTTGGAGACATTGTAGCGCCTTCTGAGTTCTATAGAGAGCTCATGGTTACGTTTAACAGAACGGGCTCCCCGGTCTTTTCTACAGTTCCAGTGTCATCAGGATTGGACACGTACGGACTGGTTAAGGTAAACGAGGGTCTACACGTTGTCAGTGAAGGGTCAACTTTAGCCTTAGCCGGAGCGTATGTGATCCCTAAGAAACCTTTTAACGACTTCCTCTCATTTCTAGACCAAGTAGCTAAGGACGCGGAGTACTTCGTTTGGACGGGACCTTGGATTGACATAGGTTACCCAGAGGATGTAATCCAGGCCATAGAACAGCTACTAAAAACCGAATCGTCGAGAATATCTAACAAATCAACAATATCTAGCACTGCAGTTATAGGAAAGGGTGTGATAGTAGAGGATGGTGCTGTAATAGAGGACTTCGCAATAATTAAAGGACCGGCTTACGTCGGTAAAGACGCTTACGTCGGCTCTTACTCGCTCATTAGGGATTTCTCCTCAATTGAGCACGGAGCCGTGATAGGTGCATACTCTGAGATATCTCACTCGCTCATAGGAGCTAACGCTGTCATAGGCTCTAAATCTTACATAACCCACAGCATTGTAGGAGACAGAACTAGGATAGGCGCATCAGTAATTACCGCTAGCTATCCTGCCTCAACTAAGAGACAATCCACTGAAAAGTTCGGAGCTCTCATTTCACCTGACGAAAGTTTACCGCATGGCGTCGTAGTAGGTCCGTCTTATAGGAAATGA